From the genome of Chelonia mydas isolate rCheMyd1 chromosome 2, rCheMyd1.pri.v2, whole genome shotgun sequence, one region includes:
- the LOC119565536 gene encoding fucolectin-like, giving the protein MTITQRCLLKCGTITDTRLGSVSTIACNGLKGRYVTIIIPAQNLALGRLATQSSTLKEYGPVKAGAGNAVDGKCDGILDHDSCTHTEQETEPWWNVDLDSRHSVSTVIVKNREDCCGERIKGAQIHVGDSKAGHGKDDPICGTITDTTPGSISTISCNGMEGRYVTITIPDRVEPLTLCEVEVYGTPVGDC; this is encoded by the exons GTGCGGGACCATCACCGACACCAGACTGGGATCCGTCAGCACCATCGCCTGCAACGGGCTGAAGGGCCGCTACGTCACCATCATCATcccag CTCAGAACTTGGCGCTGGGACGCCTGGCCACTCAGTCCTCCACTCTCAAGGAATACGGGCCTGTAAAAGCCGGGGCCGGGAACGCCGTGGATGGAAAATGCGATGGGATTTTGGACCATGACTCCTGCACCCACACCGAGCAGGAAACAGAGCCGTGGTGGAACGTGGATTTGGACTCTCGGCATTCTGTCTCCACGGTGATCGTGAAGAACAGGGAggactgctgtggggagagaatcAAGGGGGCCCAGATCCACGTGGGAGACTCCAAGGCTGGCCATGGCAAGGACGACCCCAT CTGCGGGACCATCACCGACACCACACCTGGATCCATCAGCACCATCTCCTGTAATGGGATGGAGGGCCGTTACGTCACCATCACCATCCCGGACAGGGTGGAGCCTCTCACCCTGTGTGAGGTCGAGGTCTACGGCACCCCCGTGGGTGACTGCTAG